The following proteins come from a genomic window of Hymenobacter canadensis:
- a CDS encoding DUF3570 domain-containing protein: MPAPSSLIKPLYMPHTSSPFVLRGAAALLLALLPALAWAQATPTPNRIDGYGTPNTTAPSPPNPSNHGETEVNILTSYYSQDGNRGAVEGGIGTQQLTDLTPTIILNVPLDSVTRLSANLGMDYYSSASTDRIDQVNSSPSSSDTRIHLDLGLARQLADKRTIVGVGAGFSAEYDYLSFNVSGSWARASADGNRELSVAGQVFLDQVTVIRPVELRNTPDPTGGTTRQSYNLNIVYSQVLSQRLQVAVSTELVAQRGLLSTPFHRVYFRETGSGYGTAKTELLPRQRLKYPVGLRLNYYATDLVQLRGYYRFYNDNFGITAHTFELEAPVKVTPFFVLYPFYRYHTQTAADYFAPYLAHSVTNEYYTSDYDLADFSANKFGLGLRYSPVYGISRFKTPFKGRVAKFKALDIRYAYYRQSTGLTANLISADLSFTLP; this comes from the coding sequence ATGCCTGCTCCTTCCTCCCTGATTAAGCCCCTCTACATGCCCCACACTTCTTCTCCCTTTGTGTTACGCGGCGCCGCGGCCCTGCTGCTGGCGCTGCTGCCCGCGCTGGCCTGGGCCCAGGCCACGCCTACGCCCAACCGCATTGACGGCTACGGCACGCCCAATACCACGGCTCCCAGCCCGCCCAACCCCAGCAACCACGGCGAAACTGAGGTCAACATCCTCACCAGCTACTATTCGCAGGATGGCAACCGCGGCGCCGTGGAAGGCGGCATCGGCACCCAGCAGCTCACCGACCTCACGCCCACCATCATCCTGAACGTGCCGCTGGACTCGGTGACGCGCCTCTCGGCCAACCTGGGCATGGACTACTACTCCTCGGCCTCCACCGACCGGATCGACCAGGTGAATTCGTCGCCTTCTTCCAGCGATACGCGCATTCACCTGGACCTGGGTTTGGCGCGCCAGCTGGCCGATAAGCGTACGATTGTGGGCGTCGGGGCCGGCTTCTCGGCTGAGTACGACTACCTGTCCTTTAACGTATCGGGCTCCTGGGCCCGCGCCTCCGCCGACGGCAACCGCGAGCTGAGCGTGGCCGGCCAGGTGTTTTTGGATCAGGTGACGGTTATCCGGCCCGTGGAGCTGCGCAACACGCCGGACCCAACCGGCGGCACCACGCGCCAGAGCTACAACCTCAACATCGTGTACTCGCAGGTGCTGAGCCAGCGCCTGCAGGTGGCCGTGAGCACCGAGCTGGTGGCCCAGCGCGGACTGCTGAGCACACCTTTCCATCGGGTGTACTTCCGCGAAACCGGCAGCGGCTATGGTACCGCCAAAACCGAGCTGCTGCCCCGCCAGCGCCTGAAATACCCGGTGGGTTTGCGCCTGAACTACTACGCCACCGACCTGGTGCAGCTGCGCGGCTACTACCGCTTCTACAACGACAACTTCGGCATCACGGCCCACACGTTTGAGCTGGAAGCGCCGGTGAAGGTGACGCCTTTCTTCGTGCTCTACCCCTTCTACCGCTACCACACCCAAACCGCCGCCGACTACTTCGCGCCCTACCTGGCGCACTCCGTCACCAACGAGTATTACACCTCCGACTACGACTTGGCCGATTTCTCGGCCAACAAGTTCGGGCTGGGGCTGCGCTACTCGCCGGTGTACGGCATCAGCCGCTTCAAGACGCCTTTCAAGGGCCGGGTGGCCAAGTTCAAGGCCCTCGACATCCGCTACGCCTACTACCGCCAGAGCACCGGCCTGACCGCCAACCTCATCAGCGCCGACCTCTCGTTTACGCTGCCGTAG
- a CDS encoding rhodanese-like domain-containing protein, whose amino-acid sequence MSDILKSTKTAAYRDLPADQFAAGIRQSGTVLVDVRRSDEFGAGHLPGALNIDVTSLDFARRITTLNPNRPTYVYCRSGARSAKAASQLSEAGFGQVHNLAGGILDWASPLVR is encoded by the coding sequence ATGTCTGACATTTTAAAGTCAACGAAGACTGCTGCTTACCGGGACCTGCCCGCCGACCAGTTCGCGGCCGGTATCCGCCAGTCCGGCACGGTGCTCGTGGATGTGCGCCGCTCCGATGAGTTTGGCGCCGGCCACCTGCCCGGCGCGCTCAACATCGACGTGACCAGCCTCGATTTTGCCCGGCGCATCACCACACTCAATCCGAACCGCCCCACCTACGTGTACTGCCGTAGCGGAGCCCGCTCGGCCAAGGCCGCGTCCCAGCTCAGCGAGGCCGGCTTCGGCCAGGTACACAACCTGGCCGGCGGTATTCTCGACTGGGCCAGTCCGCTGGTGCGCTAG
- a CDS encoding GNAT family N-acetyltransferase, translating to MSPVSGRCVYGGVGEVSVYVAAEARGQGVGRLLLAALVAEAEAHGMWTLQAGIFPENTASVRLHEATGFRVVGRRERIGQLHGHWRDTLLLERRSSLVGLS from the coding sequence TTGTCGCCGGTTTCGGGGCGGTGCGTGTACGGGGGCGTGGGTGAGGTGAGCGTGTACGTGGCCGCCGAGGCCCGCGGCCAGGGCGTGGGCCGGCTGCTGCTGGCCGCGCTGGTGGCCGAGGCCGAAGCCCACGGCATGTGGACGCTGCAGGCCGGCATCTTCCCCGAAAACACGGCAAGCGTGCGCCTGCACGAAGCCACCGGGTTTCGGGTGGTAGGCCGGCGCGAGCGAATCGGGCAGCTGCACGGCCACTGGCGCGACACGCTGCTGCTGGAGCGCCGCAGTAGCCTAGTGGGCCTTTCCTGA